In Rhodamnia argentea isolate NSW1041297 chromosome 1, ASM2092103v1, whole genome shotgun sequence, the genomic window CTCTTCCTCCATATGCATTTGGGGCAAATCGAATAGGGCTTCGATTTGGGGTTTGGTCGATTTTAGGGTTATCAATATGGGGAATTCCTTGTAAGTTTCGATTTAGGGTTTATATTTTGGGGCAAAACGCGTAGAATATGTCGTGTTGGGCAACATATGTTGATTGAGCACGATGGCGAGCCAcatcaaataaagaaattaatagaCAACGGCCATGTCAGATTTCTAGTacttaagtaattatttttttaagtgaaaCTTAAGTGACCCAAaataaattttggcactaaagtgaacgccgtacaaaaattttggcacttctaacGTCCTTATCCATGCACAtaatattttttgccaaaatttctAGTCGaaagcacttaagtgatcgtttcttcttcaatttggtacttaagtagGTCGATAAAAACTTTTGACACTGAAAAAAGTGCCCCATGAAATTTTTGCCATTTCTAGTGTCCTTAtgcccatttttttcatttcaaaatttttattatttattttctaaatttaacaTATATTTATTCTGCTTCAcacttttaaaagaaattgtaaAATAACTATAGTTACgagattgaaaaaatttgggaagTACAGGGACTATCGGTACCGTTGTCTCGTTCACCAACTCCTATTGTCAATTCTTTATTTGATTGACTCGTTAACTTCTTTCTTATTGAATTACTATATTTACTTACCaatgataaaatttataaacttttattatcttttacCAATCTTCCTCACAAAcgtttttaaatttgtcaacaTCTACATGAATTTACCGACCTTTGTTTGTATGGCTTATCAACTTTTTTCTTGTTAGTTTACTGACAGACCCAATTAATTTTGGGCACACAACAATAGACTTATGctaatatatattttgatacTTGCCTTTGAAACGCTTCTATTCTGATTAAAAGCGCACTTTGTACTTAGTTTTGCAATTTATATGTTGGTGTGGTctttaaattaacaaaagtgatGAGGTATTGTACTACTGGAACAAAATAATGTAACTAGTGAAGAAAACCAGAGAGATGAGAGCTCAAAAATAGGATAACTATATTAGATTGGgaaaatttttcattctttagATACGATATTATTGAGCAAACTTAATCGAATCAAATTAAGTTTAATGACTTACGTGGACAGTAGTTAATGTTACTATTATCAATATGTGTAAGAGATGAATGATCTATTTGGTTTGTGAATTTGCAATGTACAATATGatttgtgaactttgaattgatcCAATTGCGTTTATGAACTTTTGTAAAACGTGCAATATCGTTCTTCGTCAAGTCTCGAGCtattttaatatgttcaatttCATCTTTGGGTTACTTACTTTTAAGAAAGTTTGGTTAAACAGACATTAATCTAACTTACCTAATATCGGATGGATAAAATTACATACATGAATTTCATATTAACATTTACTTGAAATTGGCCAATATAGTTCCTGTTGCTTTTCTGTGTGTAATCTTATACAACTAACATCTAATGGAGAAAATTACATTACACGAATTTCGTTTTAATATTTACTTGAATTCAGGCATCATAGTATATGTTCCCTTCCTGTGTATATTATTCACGAGTTAATCGAAAGTTTAGGCACACACTGCATTTTGGAGTTTGGAAGAAAGCTAAGAGGTTATTATTGAACtaaccaaaaattcaaaaatgacaTCGCCGTTAGACAAAATTCAAGAGCCGAAAGTGTCTTCATTCCGAACCAGACATATAACATTATAAAAGTGACATGTTTCAcgatattatttgagcaaaacaTTAAGTCGTTCCATTAGAGCAATCACAACCATCAACTTTGGCGAAATATAATGTGGAGAGACACAAAAGAATTTCTAAACGAATGGTTTCCATCAATACCTGGGTCGAGGCCCATCAGCATGGCCAGCCCACTTCCTAACACAAAATATTAAGAACATGTCAAGGGACATTTCTTGTAGCTTTCGTATATGTTTCTATTAGGAATTGAGATCATGGAAAATGGAAGTcaattgtcattattttttagcGTAGTACTTTAATGACAGGTGAGAGTTGTCTTCGTCAACTTGTGAAAAACTTTGACCTCATtgatattttggaaaaataagGGAACAAAACAGGCATGTTGATAATTGTTGAGAAAACATCCTTCTAATATTTTGATTCTAACAAAACCATCATGTATATTATACAATCTGGTAAATACATTAAGTGTTTTTATCTCAGGTGTTACACATAAATGGAGAAGTTTATATTGATTTTAATTGGTGTTCGGACTCAAGATGAACTCATCGCATATTTGTTTATGaagaagttgaatttttttgtccatATTAAGTGTTGCGTCACTTATGTAGATTCAATCACACCTTTGATGGATATGTATATGTGAGCATCAACGAGGACTTTGTCGAGCTCATATTCAGTGTTCTAATGCATTCGGACTCTAGAGACTGTTTCTAAAGACAATTTAGAACCTACGGTATATCGATTCCAAATTCTAAAAACCCACGTTTGACGTCTACCAATATGGCTAATGATTTCCTTTATGAAATTTCGTAATCTTTCATTGATAAGATTATTCTACAACAGATTAATAGAATGTTCTTGAATGTAAATTACCTTCCAAGAGACAAGACAActtccaaatttgaagaactccatctatggaaaccaAAGATTGAGTTGTATGGGCGAGTGAATTTGAGGGGTTCAAATTCAACACCAATGGTCATCAAATCTTCTTAAGATACAGTTTCACTCAATCAAGATTGTTGGTGGAAGACCTATCTAATGGCTAGTTTGGGGGTGAAGAAATATAAAAGGAGATCCCTGGTGCCGCTCCTAGTCTGCGATCAGAATAATCAATTCTAAAGTGTTAGTGCTTcacattttatatttgtaaGAGTGTGAGAGTGCAATCACTTGTAGCCtttcattgattcatctagtggaatccagccaacaAGCTATTAGTATAGGAGAGTGGATGTATGCTTGatctaagccgaaccactataattctCGTATGCAATTTTCTCTATCTTTAAACTCTTTCTACTGTGTTTGATAGAGTATTGCATATTGACACTCAAAATCACATATCGCATAATATTAAGATTTTGAATTGATACTTAATTTGAcctaattcttttaatttcacaatttaaAGTCAAATTTGTTCGGAATCACATATTCACCTCCATTTACATGATATTTATAGATGCAGTGATACACTATGCTATGATTAATTGACAATATGATTAATGCTTAAGCAACCGCCACAATAAGCAGAGAGCCAAAGACTCCATGTATTTAAacatttccaaaagaaaaaacaagataaatgtgtgagtatattttttttattatattattttattttctcatgtCTTTCATAAAAAGAATTTACTCCAGCACGcacaatacaaaatttttaagcCGGAAAGAATTTGTAGAAATAATAGCATGTTGTAATACTATTTATTGGCTTAAAGGCactattaaaataatttatgtcatccatgattttgttatttctttcTCTACAAAGATCCTCCCTCTCTTAGGATTAGGTGTATAACCACAATGAAGTAAAGCATAAGGCGAGAAAGTTTATCATAATTCGTCCTTAAACTGAGGTTACATACATcaaaggattccactataattagcacatcgtaTCTCTCATCATATTCCTCAATTATAAGAGAATGAAATATTATATAGAAACAACTATTTATGGGTTCAATAAcaaattactaatgaaaaaatatggattcaaactataaaagttctCTGATTGCTCAGAGCTCTACTCCCGCAACACTCGCCAGGATGGCTTCCCTGGATCTTCGTCCACTCACGGAAGAGCAAGACCCCCATATATTTCTGTTCGATGGGAGTAAGAAACACACACCGACACTATTgtaagtataaaaggccaagttGACTACAGAGCGGCCAATCCTAGCCAAAACGCCTAGTCTTCAAAAACACGTGGAATTTTCTCCATCATTAGTTTCCATAATAACGTATCGACTTCAACGAAAGTCATTCAAGCCAAAGCCTAATCTTAATGgattcctcctcctttttttaatagaaggaaaaaaaaatccaatgcaACTCAGCCGTCAGCATCGAATCTCCTGCCAAACTAAGTAGTCAAATGTTAATAATCccatagaaaaagaaatcaaatattaTATTGACGAATTACAAGTTACGGAATCGCGATTGTGGATGGGACTGTGATGTTGAAGATGACACAGtgatcaacatatcaaaggatGAACACTTTGATGTTACACCATTTGGTTGGATAAAGTTCCATGTACCAAACTCCCGCCGAAACGTAGGATTTTTTAATTGACGCAATCGAGTCATGTTCTTTTTAAAAGGTGTGCTATCAAATTCTCGTTTGTCCCATATTGTACATTTGGCAATTTAAAATTGCCTGTGTGGATCGCATGCCGAGAGAATGCTATTGCAAAAAACAAGCAttgaataacaaaataaatggaacaaaaaaacaaatcgaATATCGGatttacatgattttttttgtgggaactACTCCACGAGAAGAGCAGcatgtaaatttattataaatcaAATGAGATAATAAAGATTACAACCTCATTATCAAGTCAATCCAACACTCTAAATATATTCCAGCCTACAAGCACTCACAATTCATCACGAAACAATCTCCCACTCTCACAATTAGTTGATGTGTAGGAGGGCATAAACCCAAGTTGTTGTTGATGTGTGCCGTGAGTGTTCAAAGTGGACATCTAGACATCCAATTGGTGCTTGCAACTTGGTGGTGTTCATGAATCACATCCAAGAGACGTGGCTAATATTTGTGAATccttttgtgagattgagatgTCACTTCACAAAGAATTGTGAGAACTAATTAATACATGTGTTACTGAGTGTAATCGAAGGTTGaaaaatattgagaaagttTAAATGATTCAAGTGTGACTATAATCTTCGCCGCATTGCTTGATTCGATCTTGTTCTCCTTGTGGAACCACCGACAGAACTTTGAAAATCTCATATgtgatttatttaatttattttattatttagtcGCTTATTTTTTGCAACATCTTCATCTAAAATCAATAAGAGAAATTTTGACAAAAGGAGAAGGACTAGTCAAAACACTATAATAAATGACTATCATGTCTATAAATCTAAAAGGGAATATTTTCTTAACTGTCTTGTTAGATATTGtacatattttgcataaagtatcacttgatttggagatcgtgtggtaaaaaataaccgataGTACTGTCAAATTATTAGACTAGCAGCTCTCAATCTAAAATACAACACACAAGCCCCGCCATTTTCCAAGTGGGTTGTCATAGATGCTCATAAAGTGATGTTGAACACCACGGAGGAAGAGCGGACGCTACAACCTAGAAACTAAGCATTGGTTCGGTCTCGCATGAACTTCGCAAGAGCTATAGCAACAAAATACAGATAgcatgagagaaaatatttttcaagtcaatATCTCTGAAAGAGACGAGCTAGAGCGTAAAGCTCTTATTATACCTATGCATGTTTAGGAAAAGTTAGCTTATTTTGGACTGAGTCAAAACGCTGTACATTGATCATGACCACCGCTGAGTCTCGCCTTAACTTCATCCGAACACCCTAGAGAGATAGGATAAATTCAGTGTAGGTCTAGTCCTCAGCAtatcaaattcaaaatgggAGCTTCCCCGTTTAATATTATCACTTTGGCTGTGGCACGTGACTTACAAAAAGTCAGAATGAACAGTACAaagggtgagagagaggaggTTAAATCATAGAACCTAACCTTAGTCGACATCTACATTAGATGTCTATATAGTGTCATACTGGAAGCCAGAGAGGAGAACCCTACGTCCGGACCCGAGTCCCCGTACCCAGTGTCGTCGCAGTCGTCCATGACGAGGGGTAGAAGAGGAGGTTCAAACACGGAAGCTGCACATAAGTGAAGCCATCTTTGCCGTCGATCCACAGCTTTTTTTACCATCGTACAGTTCAGTTCATGATGAGCTCGTTCGTTTGTTTGCACGTGTGGAGATGACGAACAGGCGCGTACGTGAACAGTATCTATGACCAAACAGGTACCCACGTATTTACTCGTTCGTGAGACCGATTGTCGGCCACAGCGCAGGGCAATATCCCAGATGGGTCTCTGTCGTTTCAGGTCGCAGATGGGGGGTCACATGGAAGATACAGTGTCTCTCCCCCACCCATTTTGGTTAAGTCCAAGAGGGGCGTTTCTGATGGATcctgtattttatttttcccaaagCCAACAAGAAAGTCTGATAATTTTGACTTCTAGTTAGCTTTaagtgttatatatatatatatgtggtgGGGATTGAGAGTCTGTCTTGTCTTGACAaaaatgggatttttttttgtatatttttaagTGATTTTAAACTGTTAATATGATACTATGTGCAGTTAAGTTTTGAACATACATAAATTACATAAAGGCTTTTCCACCAAATGTTTTTAGAAGCTAAAGGAAGGGCGAAGCAACATTTCTGTTttggaaatcaacttctagttttaaattgatttttctacttctgaaaaggagtatttttttttttttactttttcaaatagctccaaaactaattctgaagcaatttttttttgctacaaaagtaaaagaataaaGTTGCGTAACGAACCAGTGCGTTGTTGAAtggatttctactttagaagtgTTATCGTACGTGACCACAAGTAAATTATTTAAGAAGTATTCTTACGTTGTTAGCCTGGCGCTTTAGAAACTCTGATCTCTTCATGATTTCGACTTCCTAAATCACCACAAACAAACTAAAGACGGAGAGTGTTCAAATAAGagttctctctcccttttgtaAACACAACAGGTTAATTTCAACGAGAATGTGCAGCATCAAAATAacctctttattttttctcaaaataaatttgtcaagttaaaatattaaaatacagACTAACTATTGATGCATACAGAACAAATCACCGACTACCCACGAAACACATATGGCGCGCGTTAATTCTAGCCACTTAATGAAGGAAACCATTAGATATAACATTAGGCATTTCGTGCCACAGAACATTACAAAATCTAGTATGGCTTCTTAGTCCATAGTTTATGGATGCTATACATATTTTCACCAAAGTCCTCTATAACTAGTCACTTTTGGCGTGGCCATAGCCTTAGTTAGGATAATCCTTCTCAGAAACAGCTTATATAGTTTCAAGGgtccttttccattttcacAACCCTATCACTTTCtcactctttatttttttccttcctaatGTTAGTCGAGCACATCCCTCGTTTAATTGCCCAACAAAGTCAACACACTTAGAGCAAATCCCGGTCCACCATGCGTTTTGTGAAGAACACCATTACCTCTAGGCTCTAGGCATGACGTGCTATAGTTGTGTCAGCAAAATCAACATCTTTGTCATCTCTTGTGCGGACAGAAATATGCGAATCTGTGCTCAATTATATAGACTTAAGCTAACTGTAAATAAGTAGGTTAGGTCATAATTGACTCCGCATTAGGCATATAGCTTCCTATTCCATAGCTTCTCTCGACATCCATAACTCTACCCAATATTAAATTAGGCGACCAACCAAGATTATTGATTTGCTGACTACTTGCTCGGATGCGCATGAATCCTGTTCATGCTAAATGGGGATTTCTTCTtatggaaaagaagaagggaaaagaagaagaaataaagagaGCTTAATCATAAGCACCTCGATTAATAAAACCAATGATGGTGTTTGAAAGATTGGATCGAAAATCTTAAGATGATTTGAGCAACCCGTGGACCAGTCCACTACTATTTTTAATACTAAACTTATCCTTCCGTAAAAACTATAGGGGAATATTATGTCGCCACACTCAAAACTCATCTTCAAGAAGCATCACTAGCAACATGTACTGCCTTCCGTAAATAAGAAAGTGAAGATTAAAACTAAGAAGTGTATAGAGCTGTAGACAAGCAGAATTCGATTTTAAAAGTATCACCATAAGATGATATTGccaatgaaatgttattttattCGTATGAAAATGATCAAAAGACCATCCTATTGAAGAGAAAACAACGGTCCAAGATCTATCCTAGCAACAGTTTCTTCGAATCCAAGAACAACTCAGATGGCTTTCAGTGCTCAAGTTGATCTTCCGTCGAGGAAGATCTGACAATGATGCTTCACTATCTTTGGGGGGCCCCATCAAAATACCGAATATGAATTGCCTAACGATAACCTAATTCGATAAAATAATCACCCCCTCTATGCTATTGCTAAAGATCCAACATTATTGATGGGTACTGTAAACCCCACTAAACATCTAGTCCAAATTTCATTATCAGATTTCCAATAAGTAATCGATAAAGAGGTGGATGGTGCATTCAAGCTCTCTATGTTACTATATGCTTTCTTCTCCCTTTTCCATGGGGGTAGATCTAGCTTTCTTGCTTATAATGAACCTACATAATAATTAGCTATGATTAGGGAAAAATCCCTTTCCTTTTAAAGATCGTACATGGTTAGTGAATCTATCTGATTGATgaaatcaaattgcaaagaACCTCTACATGCGGAGTGTATAGATTTTGCAACAGCTAATCTTTGGAGGTGATTCTgacctagaaaaagaaaaagaaataacaaggATTAAGCCGGAAACAAACAAGCTTTCATCAACATGAATAGGAAAAGGAAAACTCCCAAGCacccactatttttttttgtcatcctTATAGCCATATGTGCAGATCGCCTGTTATGAAGAACTCGTGAATTTATGTGACTTTTGATTTTATAGCTGGCCCAAACCCTCCTCTTTTTGCATGTTCATTGGTTCAAATTCAGTTCATTCACCAGATGGGAGCTACGAAAAATAAAGTGAGAATCCGTGAAAAAGTGCTTGTCGCGTTAAAGTCGCAAAAATCAAGTTGACAATGGATGTTGAAGTGGAAGGGACTGTTTCTTCACTGTTTATGGACTAGAGTTAATGTGAATGGACCTCCACTTATTTAATGTTATCTACTCTTTTGGGAACATCAAGGCTTGATATGACACAATGGAGCAATTGGAGACAGATTTGCATGATAAATAGGGCACAGAATAAGACACATTCTACTTTTACTGAGCTGTgaagatgaagcaacaaccacTGACACAATATATATATGCTAATTAAGTGGGGGCTCTATTGGCTCATTTGAGATTAATGGGCTAATGACAATTTGGACCCCAAAGAACTTGGATTCATTACTTCCTTACAGATTGCTATAGATTTCCAGATCAATCTAACTGGTCTTTTGTAAATTATCTAGGGCAAGAAAAATCACCAAACACATGTAAAAAAAGCGCCAACATGCACACTGCAGATGTCACCATTTAAAGATGAACTAGTACATTTCAAGAGACACATGACATGAGATTTGAGTTGATGTACTTGCCAAGCTTTTCATTCCCTGAAGTAGAACGGTATGCCGAGACAACTTATGGATTGAACAAAAGAAGGAATTGTCAACAGAAATTGACGTGGAATAACATCAACTGAGAATTTTATTTCTTGCTATAAATGGCTTAAATGCCAAGTGCATTGACAGATTAGAGTTCTAGTTTCAGATTTTTCCGATCAAGCACATGACTTTACTTAATCGACTGATTCCCTCCCAGCCAAGCATGAGATTTTACCAAATCTGAAACAATTCCGTGCagctaaccaaaaaaaaaaaaaaaaaccacgaaaTTCTACCACACGATGAAACTTCTCTAGCAGAAAATATTCACATTCTCATATGGAAGGTGTGCATTCGTTTTGgcttctttcatcttcaaggTGTTACTCACCATGCCTAATTACTTCGGCGGTCTCAATCCTTGTGAACCGGTTTCAAGCAAGAATTTCACGACCCGTGATATACCTCACCGATCTTCGCTCGATGGTGGCAAGGCGGGGGCCTGCGGTGGCGgcctcttcctctttttcttctcataGCTCACGCCTCTCGCTTTGGATTGCAAATCGCGAACTTCACGCAGATAAAGCCTCACGGCCCTAGCGGCGAAAGGGTTGGCCTCGGGGTTTCCGCCGTTCTCTTCGAAGGCAGCGCGGAGGCGGCCGACAAGTGCGTCGAGGCTGCCCCAGGCTTGCCGGAGAGGGCACGGGCAAGGGGCGGGCGGGTTCGGGTAGCCGAAGAAGGGGCAGACCTGGGTGTGAACCTTGGTCTTCCCAAACTGGTCGAGGTACCGCAGGAACTCGAGCACGTGTGCCCCGCTGCAccgggagagggagagaggcggCCGGTGGTTGCGGAGATACTGCCCGAAGGTGTTCCAGTCTCGCCGCTTCTGGTTCTCATACCGGCTGAGAGCAGCGGGCgagggcgaggaggaggagggggaggagctAGCGGCCGCAGCAGTGGAGCTGTAATTCGTTGCAGCGGCACTGGCAGAGGCGGCATCGTTGAGGGTTCCGGTGTCGTTGCTCATAGAATCCAAGTCTTGAAATGAATCTGGATCCATGAATCTGATCTATTCGCTCTTCTCGATGATTCTTACTTTGCTTTGTAGCTTTTAAGGCTTTATCTGGCGCTGAGCTTCAAGAGTTCTGCTGTTCTCTTCAGAT contains:
- the LOC115743406 gene encoding protein LIGHT-DEPENDENT SHORT HYPOCOTYLS 4, with product MDPDSFQDLDSMSNDTGTLNDAASASAAATNYSSTAAAASSSPSSSSPSPAALSRYENQKRRDWNTFGQYLRNHRPPLSLSRCSGAHVLEFLRYLDQFGKTKVHTQVCPFFGYPNPPAPCPCPLRQAWGSLDALVGRLRAAFEENGGNPEANPFAARAVRLYLREVRDLQSKARGVSYEKKKRKRPPPQAPALPPSSEDR